A section of the Jannaschia sp. S6380 genome encodes:
- a CDS encoding cysteine synthase A: MTIHQNLAEAIGNTPLIRLNRVSDETGCEILGKAEFLNPGQSVKDRAALYIIREAMASGALRPGGTIVEGTAGNTGIGLSLVGASMGFKSVIVIPDSQSREKKDMLRLAGATLVEVPPKPYRDPNNYIKYAARLAGKLAETEPNGAIFANQFDNTANRQAHVETTGPEIWEQTDGRIDGFICAAGSGGTVAGVAQVLQPKGVKVGLADPMGAALYNFYEHGELASEGSSISEGIGQGRITANLEGFTPDFACQVTDAEALPIVFDLLEHEGLCMGGSTGINIGGAVKMAWAMGPGHVIVTILCDYGSRYQSKLWDPDFLRDKGLPVPHWLDGPSPEVPAVFE; this comes from the coding sequence GTGACCATCCACCAGAACCTTGCCGAGGCGATCGGCAACACGCCCCTGATCCGGCTGAACCGCGTCAGCGACGAAACCGGCTGCGAGATCCTGGGAAAGGCGGAGTTTCTGAACCCCGGGCAGTCGGTCAAGGACCGCGCCGCACTCTACATCATCCGCGAGGCCATGGCGTCGGGCGCCTTGCGCCCCGGCGGGACCATCGTCGAGGGGACGGCAGGCAACACCGGCATCGGCCTGTCGCTGGTCGGCGCGTCCATGGGTTTCAAGTCGGTCATCGTCATTCCCGACAGCCAGAGCCGCGAGAAGAAGGACATGCTGCGTCTGGCCGGCGCCACGCTGGTCGAAGTGCCGCCGAAGCCGTATCGCGACCCCAACAACTACATCAAATACGCCGCGCGTCTGGCCGGGAAACTGGCCGAGACGGAACCGAACGGCGCGATCTTCGCCAACCAGTTCGACAACACCGCCAACCGGCAGGCGCATGTCGAAACGACAGGACCCGAGATCTGGGAGCAGACGGACGGCCGCATCGACGGCTTCATCTGCGCCGCCGGGTCCGGTGGCACCGTGGCCGGCGTGGCGCAGGTGCTTCAGCCCAAGGGCGTCAAGGTCGGGCTGGCCGATCCGATGGGGGCCGCGCTCTACAATTTCTACGAACATGGCGAGCTGGCGTCGGAGGGGTCTTCGATCAGCGAGGGGATCGGGCAGGGCCGGATCACCGCGAACCTGGAGGGGTTCACGCCCGATTTCGCCTGTCAGGTTACCGACGCGGAGGCGCTGCCCATCGTCTTCGACCTGCTGGAGCATGAGGGGCTGTGCATGGGCGGATCGACCGGCATCAACATCGGCGGCGCCGTCAAGATGGCGTGGGCCATGGGGCCGGGGCATGTGATCGTGACAATCCTGTGCGACTACGGATCGCGGTATCAGTCGAAGCTATGGGATCCGGATTTCCTGCGCGACAAGGGCCTTCCGGTGCCACATTGGCTCGACGGGCCGTCGCCC
- a CDS encoding NUDIX domain-containing protein: MSRYFLFGTLVWDSLLADVAGRAVDIVPATLSGWRVERAAAGDWPVLVEGGRCEGGLTGDLPEDAKARLDWYETAFGYVPDAVQVAGPDGPVAALVYREAAPSGGSGEAWSLDDWIARHGERTRLAAAEVMRGHGRVAPQGIAARRGVIHARAQGIVTARRTRRPATVGGEHDATEVAVHRVDYPYEGFHRVEEWHLDHPRFDGTRSERMQRAISHVTDAATVLPWDPARDRVLVVEQIRIGALAKGDPLPWMLEPVAGLIDAGETPTTTALREMEEEAGLTVAPDALHFVGRYYPSPGGLAQVINSYVALCDLPNGSDGLHGLDEEHEDIRAHLVPRADLMAMVASGEAANAPLIVSALWLAHHAERLRG; the protein is encoded by the coding sequence TCGGCACGTTGGTCTGGGATTCGCTACTGGCGGATGTGGCGGGCCGCGCCGTCGACATCGTGCCCGCGACCCTTTCCGGGTGGCGGGTGGAGCGGGCGGCCGCCGGCGACTGGCCCGTTCTGGTCGAGGGCGGGCGCTGCGAGGGGGGTCTGACCGGGGATCTGCCCGAAGACGCCAAGGCCCGACTCGACTGGTACGAGACCGCGTTCGGCTACGTCCCCGACGCGGTGCAGGTCGCGGGGCCGGACGGGCCCGTCGCGGCGCTCGTTTACCGCGAGGCGGCACCGTCGGGCGGATCGGGCGAGGCATGGTCGCTCGATGACTGGATCGCCCGGCACGGCGAGCGGACACGGCTCGCCGCCGCCGAGGTGATGCGCGGGCACGGTCGCGTCGCGCCCCAGGGGATCGCGGCCCGCCGCGGGGTGATCCATGCGCGTGCCCAGGGCATCGTCACCGCCCGGCGGACGCGGCGGCCGGCGACCGTGGGCGGCGAACATGACGCGACCGAAGTCGCCGTGCACCGCGTCGACTATCCCTACGAAGGGTTTCACCGGGTCGAGGAATGGCACCTGGACCACCCGCGTTTCGACGGCACCCGGTCCGAGCGGATGCAACGCGCCATCAGCCATGTGACCGATGCCGCGACGGTTCTGCCCTGGGATCCGGCGCGCGACCGCGTCTTGGTGGTGGAGCAGATCCGCATCGGTGCTCTGGCCAAGGGCGACCCGCTGCCCTGGATGCTGGAGCCTGTGGCCGGTCTGATCGACGCGGGCGAGACGCCCACCACCACCGCCCTTCGGGAGATGGAGGAGGAGGCGGGGCTGACCGTTGCGCCGGACGCGCTGCACTTCGTCGGACGCTATTATCCCAGTCCGGGCGGTCTGGCGCAGGTCATCAATTCCTATGTCGCGCTCTGCGATCTGCCAAACGGGAGCGACGGCCTGCACGGCCTGGACGAGGAGCACGAGGACATCCGGGCCCATCTCGTCCCGCGCGCGGACCTGATGGCGATGGTCGCCTCGGGCGAGGCGGCGAACGCGCCGCTGATCGTCTCGGCACTCTGGCTGGCGCATCATGCCGAACGCCTGCGCGGTTGA